The proteins below are encoded in one region of Silene latifolia isolate original U9 population chromosome 2, ASM4854445v1, whole genome shotgun sequence:
- the LOC141640784 gene encoding uncharacterized protein LOC141640784 has translation MNVITGGSELCGLTYSAAKRHATQTKGDKPEYSCRISRQDLPAITFDEADAQNAPEQHHDALIITLPIGNCEVRKILVDTGSSVNLIILETLKVMGFSKKDLATKEVPLVGFSGETKHSLGEIVIPTYAKGVNKQVRYLVIDGPSTYNVILGRPWIHEMKAVPSTYHQCLKFPTPRGVQEIRGDQEDAKNCYKIALKPTTRPPA, from the coding sequence ATGAATGTTATTACAGGAGGCTCGGAACTGTGCGGCCTGACTTACTCTGCAGCCAAAAGGCACGCCACGCAAACCAAAGGAGATAAGCCAGAATACTCCTGCAGAATCAGCCGCCAGGACCTCCCAGCAATCACCTTTGACGAAGCAGATGCACAAAACGCCCCAGAACAACACCACGACGCTCTGATCATCACCCTCCCCATAGGCAACTGTGAGGTAAGGAAGATCCTAGTGGATACAGGAAGCTCCGTCAACCTGATTATACTGGAAACACTCAAGGTCATGGGGTTCAGCAAGAAGGACTTAGCAACGAAAGAGGTACCTCTAGTCGGTTTCAGTGGCGAGACAAAGCACTCTCTAGGAGAAatcgtcatcccaacctatgccaAAGGAGTCAATAAACAGGTAAGGTACTTGGTTATCGATgggccctctacttacaatgtgattcttggcaggccctggatccacgaaATGAAGGCAGTACCTTCAACCTACCACCAATGTCTGAAATTCCCAACACCCCGGGGAGTGCAAGAGATACGTGGGGATCAAGAGGATGCTAAGAATTGCTACAAGATAGCCCTAAAACCAACAACCAGACCgccagcatag